The Perca fluviatilis chromosome 17, GENO_Pfluv_1.0, whole genome shotgun sequence region GAACAGTATTGTGTAGCTCCTCGTACTTATAATAATTGCATATTTCTTTACATTTAATGAGTTATTTACAGTACGAGACAATGGAGTGCATCTTTACACAGTCCCTTTCCTCTCATTTttctgtgtttcctgtgttgTACAATACCCTGATCAACTGTTATCAGTGGCTGCCAGCTGGTGTCaaagctttttccaacatagcAACAACTGATTTAGTGCTGTGCACTCAGCCGTGCTAAGTGTCTGTTGCTCCACAgcattggaaaaaaaagtgtcctTGCCAACACACAATCAGCTGATCACTTCTTTCCAACTTGTGTTCCTCTTCTTCTATGTTCTGAAGCTTCATCAAAGTTTCAGACAAGGCTGCCCTTTCAGAAGAGGATGCAAACTACTGTTCTCCTGCTTGATCTATCACAGTTTTTATCCAGAAATGTCCCTCCTCTTTTGAGCAGGCCTCAGGCCTGTCCGGCACAGAGGGACCTCCTATGGCACCCTACTGTCACTGTTAGACAAAAGGCAGCAGCTGTCACATGAAGGACAACAATCCCTCATATCTAAACAATTCCCAGACTTGTGGTCGCACACACTTCTCATACAGTGTCGGTGTGTAGTGGCTCTGTTGAGTCTACCATTAAGGTTGTGTGTGCCGTGCTGGTATCCATCATGCTCAGCTTTTCTGTCCCGTCCCTTGGTTCTTCCCTCCGTCTTCCCCTCCGCCAACACAATCTGCACCTACGACTGACAGAGATGTAAATATGTTATCACATCATGCATATGCAGCAGTAATAGCAAAACCAGTTCAAAAATCATGCTTCCATTTTAAATGAGCATGTCAACACTGGGAAATACATGAAGATTAATACCACTCTTATATCTGTTCACTAAATGTGAAGCTAgagccagcagccggttagctaaagtgagcataaagactgaaagcaCGGGGCAATAGCTAacctggctctgtctaaaggtcagaaaatccacctaccaacacctctaaagctcactaattaacacattatatctttttgtttgtttaatacatacaaaaacacagaagCACTGTTAACAAATGGTGAAAGACAAATATTATGCTGTACAATCTGCAGTTTATATCCATTTGCTTTTGTATTCTGggtcattttttatgaatttgacAGCTATGACACAATGTCTTGTTCACAAATTTGGAATTTGCTACCGTGCTGATTCGTGTGTCTGAGTCTGACTGGCCTCTTCTCCATGGCAACACTGGCTGACGCTTAAGGGTAATGTAGTATTAGACCCTTTCGCCATGCCATGAGAGACAAAACCGGATTACTCAGAAACAAAgggaacaaaaacaaaggagagtctcatgtttttatgtttaagtaAATTTCAGGATAGTGTTTCAatgaaaatgttgaaatgaattattcacaaattaaatattttgaatTTTTGTACAGAATGAGATCGAGATATAACGGGTCAACTGGTGAGTTTcggaggtgctggtaggtggattttattAACTTTGGACAGGACTAGGTGTTTTCCCCCATTTCtctttaagctaagctaagataactgTCTCCTGGCTCCAACTACATCTTTTACAGGCATGAGAGTGCGAATATGTGTATTTCCCCAAATGCTGAAGTTTTCTTTTAAGTACTTTTTATACATTGATAAGTCACATTTTTCTGTCCCACAAGCACAAAAGCTTACTGTGAACAAATGCAGATAAATACAATGACAAGAATGAGAAAAACGAGCCCCGCTATGATGCAGGCAATTATGATTTGTCGTTTCTCTCCTATCCGCCAGTCTAGGTCCAGATATTCACACCTGCCGCCAATGTAACCATGCTGACACctgagacaaagaaaaaaaattgttttcatTTCCTTTAAGGAACAGACAATGAAACAACTCTACTGCCTCCTTCATCCTTGATATTTTCCTCTGTCAAGCTCCTAACTTTTAATTATGGAGGCTGGAATGTCTTATTCGTATTCCTTTTTACAGTAACGCTTTCTCGTTCACCATTATCTCCATCTTTTTACAGTAGACGTCTCTCACCTGCAGGACGGTGCATTCTGCTCTTCAATGTAACGACACTCCCCATGGATGCAGTAGTTTGTAAGTTCCTCTGGACATTTTGAGAAGTGGCCAGCCCACTGCCCTGTATCTATTGTGTCTGCTGGAGAAATTAAATGGCAACATTTAAAAATAGTTTTCATCATCTGTTAAAGTTTGCAAACTTATGAACAGTGAAAGGTATGAATTTCTAATATTGTGTTCAAAGTAATATATATTTTGggccttttccctttttttgctgagcgttagataagaagatcaataccactatGATGTCTGTCAATACAAGGCTATAGCCAGCGgccgcttagcttagcataaagaggAAACATGAAACCGCTGTGTCTGAATGTAACTAAATCTACCGGCTAGCACTTCTAAAGCTAGCTAATTTAAACGTTATAATATAGACCAGCTGTTTTCTCCAGTTTCCAGTCTTCATCATCACTCAACTCACTCCAAAACCACAACAACCAAACAAATAAGATAACATGTCAATTAGCTAGCTTAGGTGCTatagacatttttatttctttctagCGGTTTCCCCTGTTAAAATAAGCTAAACTAACCAACCGCTGGCTTAGGCTTCATGTTGAGGAAACAGACATTTAGGGTGGCATCAATCTTTTTCTTGTAAAGAAAGCCAAAAAGcttatttaaaatgttgaactatttctGTAACTGTGTCACGTTCTGTCAGCTTGCTTCTTTGACTTACACCCTCACTTCTGGCATGGTGGCTTGATCATATAAATAGACTGTTTGCAACATGATCCAGAGAGGAGGCCTGATTAATCATTGCCAGGAAAAGCCTAGTGTCATCAAGGTCTCGTTAACCACATGTTTCAATTATTACAATCCTTACTAAATGATACACATGCTAAGGTGGGATAAAGTTACACACTACAATTCCCATTCTCCCCATCTATCTCTTCGCGCTCTTCTCGCTCTTGCTCCACAAAACACACCCTAAAACAGCTGCTAGTGGCCATAATGCTAAACGTCTGCTCCCCGGTTACAAATGCTTTATACCACAGGCTGCCGCTATCTTTACGGCTCATTATCTTTTAAATGAGCTTGTACAAGAATACTGTGCAGCTTGCTGTCATACCTGTTGAAAAGGAAATTATTCAGTTACAAAGTTCAAAGGAATAgttaggaaaatatgtttatttgcatTCTTGACAGGTGTTAGCTTATGAGATGATTGATGCCACTCTAATGTCTGCTCGCTGAATATGAATCTAATGCCAGCTGAACTTGGTTAGCTTAGTTTAATGGGGGAAACAGCAAGCCTGGAAAATGAGTAAAAATGTCCACCAGCACATAAACTAACTAAATCTCCTTTGTTTAATCTATACAAAGATCATTGTGTAAAAATGACATGTGATTTTGGAGTGGGTTGAGTTAGCTTAACTTGATTAGGGAAATGGCTCGcctgaaaatgaataaaaacgtcTAGGCTATGAAAGCTAGCTAATGTTGACATGTTATATCTCATCAATCTGTACAAAATGACAAGTTGTGGCTTTAGAGGAAGTTGAGTGATGTTTCCAGTGTTATTGCTAAGCATTTTTGCTATTAGCTTCAGATTTAGCCTACAGACATGGGTAAatgttaaacaattttttttaaagttaatttggATGAAGCTCCTAACTCCTCACTTGTTGTAGTAGAAACATATTGTTGTTTTCTCATTCGATGCAGTTACATCAAACAAAGACTAAAATACTTTTTAAGGAATTTAATTTGTACATTTGATGTAATTGAACGAAATACTTATCTGACTTGAACAAATACTCAGCTAGTTTACCCAATAGTTTATGCATTTTTCAAAGACACAGAGAAGTGCTAACAACTGTTTTAACTACTCCTGTGCTCTCTGGACAGCCTGGAATATGTCTCCTCCACAATTaactgccttgtgttttcctgtTAAGTGTTTCTATACAGTAGGTGCATGTTTATATCTACATCTGTGCTTAGCTCATACTTCCATTGAAATCTCCACCTTAAAACTTCACAGCAACCATTTATGACATCGTGAAGGGCCCTGCCCCCCTCACCTCTTGTCCATATCTACCTGTGCAATTGtctctgttgccatggtgatgacAATCAGACACAGTTCGATTGGCAGTCTCCTCTGTGGTATTCCATTCTGCCAGGGAGTATTTGCATAAGGCCAGAGCTGCAGCCAGAAACACAAATAAACCGCcgatcacacacatgcacgtacaCACTCACAACAAACAGATGCATAAAGTATGCATGTGCACAACTGTGCAAACATGTTAACCAATTTGTGACCACATTC contains the following coding sequences:
- the btc gene encoding probetacellulin isoform X2 — protein: MAKVYRLYVGIVTALALCKYSLAEWNTTEETANRTVSDCHHHGNRDNCTDTIDTGQWAGHFSKCPEELTNYCIHGECRYIEEQNAPSCRCQHGYIGGRCEYLDLDWRIGEKRQIIIACIIAGLVFLILVIVFICICSHRRCRLCWRRGRRREEPRDGTEKLSMMDTSTAHTTLMVDSTEPLHTDTV
- the btc gene encoding probetacellulin isoform X1, yielding MAKVYRLYVGIVTALALCKYSLAEWNTTEETANRTVSDCHHHGNRDNCTADTIDTGQWAGHFSKCPEELTNYCIHGECRYIEEQNAPSCRCQHGYIGGRCEYLDLDWRIGEKRQIIIACIIAGLVFLILVIVFICICSHRRCRLCWRRGRRREEPRDGTEKLSMMDTSTAHTTLMVDSTEPLHTDTV